In Desulfosudis oleivorans Hxd3, the DNA window AGGCCATTTATGGATGGAAACTATTTGGCGTTCGGGAAAAAGAGCTGCTTTCCCATCATTTTAAAATCCTGAACATACGCCTGGGCCGGTTTGTCCGCCAGCCATTTGGCGAACGCCTCGGCACCGTCGCGGTTGATCTTCGGGCACCTTTCCGGGTTCAGCAGCACAACGCTGTACTGATTTTTCAGGCCGGGATCACCCTCCACCAGAATAACCAGCGGTGGATTGTCCTGGTAGTCGGCACTGTACTTGATGTAGGTGCCCCGGTCGGTCATGGTATAACCGCTCCGCTCGGCGGCCACGTTGATGGTGGTCAGCATACCCTGGCCCACCTGCATGTACCAGGGAGCGCCGTCGGGAACCGTCAGGCCGGCATCGCTCCACAGGGAGAGCTCCTTCTTATGGGTGCCCGAGTCATCACCACGGCTGGCGAAAACCGCCTGTTTGGCGGTAATGGCGG includes these proteins:
- a CDS encoding substrate-binding domain-containing protein yields the protein MKKLLALLTVLFICGMAAVLPCSAEEAKAPLMMATTTSTDNTGLLDYLAPLFQKDTGIELKWTAVGTGKALQMGQNCDVDVLLVHAPAAEKSFIEAGHGVSRTEVMFNDFVIIGPEADPAGIKGKSVTDALAAITAKQAVFASRGDDSGTHKKELSLWSDAGLTVPDGAPWYMQVGQGMLTTINVAAERSGYTMTDRGTYIKYSADYQDNPPLVILVEGDPGLKNQYSVVLLNPERCPKINRDGAEAFAKWLADKPAQAYVQDFKMMGKQLFFPNAK